From the genome of Streptomyces sp. NBC_01341, one region includes:
- a CDS encoding MFS transporter — MTQQSAQAGPAAAARPARPPHRPGATLAVTSAATTVALMNFTAPTTALPTLATAFSTPPSAQAWLLNGTPLGLAVVLLVAGSLADDFGRRRIFLIGTLGLGVTAGLGALTTDTLGFTLARAGQGAASAAILATSLGLLVGAYPVGHARIRAMGVWGAFVSAGIALGPLLSGSLGAVDWRLTYLALGAGALVTAAFAFRTLAESRAPRAGRPDLAGAAALGLAMTALLTALTLGRDGWLRAPVGLLLLATVALTAVFAAVERRAAAPLIDLGLFRSRAFLAAAAGGLFTGLAVIGLFSYLPTLLQHSLALSALDSAWLFLLWSGTSFVVALQARRLAGRMAARHQLAAGFALHAVAVLPILGTLTGAPGGASASVWLRLVPALVVAGAGSGLINAALPRLAVESVPPDRAAMGSGANNTARYLGSSAGVAVTIAVAPTPAGADGAVLLSAGLAVVAVVAVLFLRER; from the coding sequence ATGACCCAGCAGTCCGCACAGGCAGGCCCCGCCGCCGCCGCCCGCCCGGCCCGCCCGCCGCACCGGCCCGGCGCGACCCTGGCGGTGACGAGCGCCGCCACGACCGTCGCGCTGATGAACTTCACCGCGCCGACGACCGCCCTCCCCACCCTCGCCACCGCCTTCTCCACCCCGCCCTCCGCGCAGGCATGGCTGCTCAACGGGACCCCGCTCGGCCTCGCCGTCGTCCTGCTCGTCGCGGGCAGCCTCGCCGACGACTTCGGGCGGCGCCGGATCTTCCTCATCGGCACTCTGGGCCTCGGCGTCACCGCCGGACTCGGCGCCCTGACCACGGACACCCTCGGGTTCACCCTCGCCCGGGCGGGCCAGGGCGCGGCGAGCGCGGCGATCCTGGCCACCAGCCTCGGCCTGCTGGTCGGCGCGTATCCGGTCGGCCACGCGAGGATCAGGGCGATGGGCGTCTGGGGCGCGTTCGTCAGCGCCGGGATAGCGCTCGGCCCGCTGCTGTCGGGCTCGCTCGGCGCCGTCGACTGGCGCCTGACCTATCTCGCCCTGGGGGCCGGCGCCCTCGTCACCGCGGCCTTCGCCTTCCGCACGCTCGCGGAGTCCCGCGCCCCGCGCGCCGGCCGCCCCGACCTGGCGGGCGCAGCCGCGCTCGGACTGGCGATGACGGCGCTCCTGACCGCACTCACCCTCGGCCGGGACGGCTGGCTGCGCGCACCCGTCGGTCTGCTGCTGCTCGCGACTGTGGCCCTGACCGCCGTGTTCGCAGCGGTGGAGCGCCGGGCCGCAGCCCCGCTCATCGACCTGGGGCTGTTCCGCAGCCGCGCCTTCCTGGCGGCGGCGGCCGGAGGACTGTTCACGGGGCTCGCGGTGATCGGCCTCTTCAGCTATCTGCCCACGCTGCTCCAGCACTCGCTCGCCCTCTCCGCACTCGACTCGGCCTGGCTGTTCCTGCTCTGGTCGGGCACGTCGTTCGTGGTGGCGCTGCAGGCCCGGCGCCTGGCCGGCCGGATGGCCGCCCGTCACCAGCTGGCGGCCGGCTTCGCGCTCCACGCGGTGGCGGTGCTGCCGATCCTCGGAACCCTGACCGGCGCACCGGGCGGGGCGTCCGCCTCGGTGTGGCTGCGCCTCGTGCCGGCCCTGGTCGTCGCGGGTGCGGGCAGCGGCCTGATCAACGCGGCGCTGCCCCGCCTCGCCGTCGAGTCCGTGCCCCCGGACCGGGCGGCCATGGGCTCGGGCGCCAACAACACGGCCCGCTACCTCGGCTCCTCGGCCGGTGTGGCCGTGACGATCGCGGTGGCGCCCACCCCGGCGGGGGCGGACGGGGCGGTCCTGCTGTCGGCCGGCCTGGCGGTCGTGGCCGTGGTGGCCGTGCTGTTCCTGCGGGAGCGCTGA
- a CDS encoding DUF4287 domain-containing protein: MTDAVKGPASYFPSIEKKYGRPVTEWKELIRSSPLTRHMEIVSWLRTEHGVGHGHANALVAHTLAEDKAA; the protein is encoded by the coding sequence ATGACCGACGCAGTGAAGGGCCCCGCGAGCTACTTCCCCTCGATCGAGAAGAAGTACGGCCGCCCGGTCACGGAGTGGAAGGAACTCATCCGCTCCTCGCCCCTGACCAGGCACATGGAGATCGTCTCCTGGCTCAGGACCGAGCACGGCGTGGGACACGGCCACGCGAACGCCCTGGTCGCGCACACCCTCGCCGAGGACAAGGCCGCGTAG
- a CDS encoding heme-degrading domain-containing protein, producing MNTGAPTISELIAQERRLTLAHFGYDDAYALGGLLVTLARERHAPVAIDIRRGGQQMFHAALPGSSADNDAWIDRKRRVVERYGESSYLVGTRFRAKGTTFEDSSRLDPDVFAAHGGSFPIAVEGAGVIGTVTVSGLPQAEDHALVVEALERFTTRPQA from the coding sequence ATGAACACCGGTGCTCCGACCATTTCCGAGCTGATCGCGCAGGAGCGCCGCCTGACGCTTGCGCACTTCGGCTACGACGACGCGTACGCGCTGGGCGGCCTGCTGGTCACGCTGGCCCGCGAGCGGCACGCCCCCGTCGCCATCGACATCCGGCGCGGCGGCCAGCAGATGTTCCACGCCGCGCTGCCCGGTTCGAGCGCGGACAACGACGCCTGGATCGACCGCAAGCGCAGGGTGGTGGAGCGGTACGGCGAGAGCTCCTACCTCGTCGGCACGCGTTTCCGTGCCAAGGGCACCACCTTCGAGGACTCCTCCCGGCTGGATCCGGACGTCTTCGCCGCGCACGGCGGGTCGTTCCCGATCGCGGTGGAGGGCGCGGGCGTGATCGGCACGGTCACGGTCTCGGGCCTGCCGCAGGCCGAGGACCACGCGCTGGTGGTGGAGGCGCTGGAGCGCTTCACGACACGGCCCCAGGCCTGA
- a CDS encoding Gfo/Idh/MocA family oxidoreductase, with protein MTAHVPLRVGLVGYGLAGSVFHAPLVSATEGLVLDTVVTSSEERRAQARAEFPDVRLAASPDELWPRADELDLIVIASPNRTHVPLARAALEAGLPVVVDKPIAGTAAEARELAELAAERGLLLSVFQNRRWDNDFLTLAGLIRDGELGEVQRFESRFERWRPQLKGGWRESGDPEEIGGLLYDLGSHIADQALTLFGPAVQVYAESDVRRPGAAADDDTFIAITHANGVRSHLYAAATTAQLGPRFRVLGSKTGYVKYGLDPQEAALREGQRPRAGAPWGEEPAELWGRIGSGESPLTGGGDPVPTLPGDYPAYYAAVTAALRGEGENPVTALQAAATLEVLEAARRSAREGTSVTLTPHHDEERHA; from the coding sequence ATGACTGCCCACGTTCCTCTCCGCGTCGGGCTCGTCGGCTACGGCCTGGCGGGTTCCGTCTTCCACGCCCCGCTGGTCTCCGCGACCGAGGGCCTCGTCCTCGACACGGTCGTCACCTCCAGCGAGGAACGGCGGGCCCAGGCCCGCGCCGAGTTCCCCGACGTGCGCCTCGCGGCCTCGCCCGACGAGCTGTGGCCGCGCGCGGACGAGCTGGACCTGATCGTGATCGCGTCGCCGAACAGGACCCACGTGCCGCTCGCGCGGGCGGCGCTGGAGGCGGGTCTGCCGGTGGTCGTGGACAAGCCGATCGCCGGCACCGCCGCCGAGGCCCGTGAGCTGGCCGAGCTCGCCGCGGAGCGGGGCCTCCTGCTCTCGGTCTTCCAGAACCGCCGCTGGGACAACGACTTCCTCACGCTGGCCGGACTGATCAGGGACGGCGAGCTCGGCGAGGTCCAGCGCTTCGAGTCCCGTTTCGAGCGGTGGCGTCCGCAGCTGAAGGGCGGCTGGCGCGAGTCGGGCGATCCGGAGGAGATCGGCGGACTGCTCTACGACCTGGGCAGCCACATCGCCGACCAGGCGCTGACGCTGTTCGGGCCCGCGGTCCAGGTGTACGCGGAGTCCGATGTGCGCCGCCCGGGTGCGGCCGCCGACGACGACACCTTCATCGCGATCACCCACGCGAACGGTGTCCGCTCGCACCTGTACGCCGCCGCCACCACCGCCCAGCTCGGCCCGCGCTTCCGGGTGCTCGGCTCGAAGACGGGTTACGTGAAGTACGGCCTGGACCCGCAGGAGGCGGCCCTGCGCGAGGGTCAGCGTCCGCGGGCGGGAGCGCCGTGGGGCGAGGAGCCGGCGGAGCTGTGGGGCCGGATCGGTTCGGGCGAGTCCCCGCTGACCGGTGGCGGCGATCCCGTCCCCACCCTGCCGGGCGACTATCCCGCGTACTACGCCGCGGTCACCGCCGCCCTGCGCGGCGAGGGCGAGAACCCCGTGACGGCGCTGCAGGCCGCGGCCACGCTGGAGGTCCTCGAGGCCGCGCGGCGCTCCGCGCGTGAGGGCACGTCCGTCACCCTCACCCCCCACCACGACGAGGAGCGGCACGCATGA
- a CDS encoding winged helix-turn-helix transcriptional regulator, giving the protein MALGKDYAAQQCSIARALEVIGERWTLLVVRDAFYGVRRYNDFLSHLGIPRAVLASRLQALTEAGVLAKHRYQESPPREEYVLTDRGKALWPTLRSLGLWGREHFEDTLPMRYFHHAACGTLLGAYGQCSACGVEVAPEDVEMRPGAGLDPDPDDPVGRALLAPRRLLQPLDTDRV; this is encoded by the coding sequence ATGGCCCTCGGCAAGGACTACGCCGCACAGCAGTGCTCCATCGCCCGCGCGCTCGAAGTGATCGGTGAACGCTGGACACTGCTCGTCGTGCGCGACGCCTTCTACGGCGTACGCCGCTACAACGACTTCCTGAGCCACCTCGGCATCCCGCGCGCCGTCCTCGCCTCGCGCCTCCAGGCCCTCACCGAGGCCGGCGTCCTGGCGAAACACCGCTACCAGGAGTCGCCGCCGCGCGAGGAGTACGTCCTCACCGACCGGGGCAAGGCACTCTGGCCCACCCTGCGCTCCCTCGGCCTCTGGGGCCGCGAGCACTTCGAGGACACGCTGCCCATGCGTTACTTCCACCACGCCGCGTGCGGGACGCTGCTCGGCGCGTACGGCCAGTGCTCGGCGTGCGGAGTCGAGGTGGCGCCCGAGGACGTGGAGATGCGTCCGGGCGCCGGACTGGACCCCGACCCGGACGACCCGGTCGGCCGGGCCCTCCTGGCCCCCCGGCGACTGCTTCAGCCGCTGGACACCGATCGTGTATAA
- a CDS encoding fumarylacetoacetate hydrolase family protein, which produces MKLLRVGTAGAERPALLDRNGSLRDLSGLVTDIDGRLLADAPALARVREAAGTPEALPALDADGLRIGPPLGRIGKIVCIGLNYHDHAAETGAAIPDEPILFFKAPDTVVGPDDTVLVPRGSRKTDWEVELAVVIGRTARYLDSAEEALGHIAGYATSHDVSEREFQMERGGTWDKGKNCETFNPLGPWLVTADEVADPQALPLKLWVNGELKQDGTTAEQIFPVGEVVRYLSHFMTLHPGDVINTGTPAGVAMGRPEPKPFLRAGDVVELEVEGLGRQRQELKDA; this is translated from the coding sequence TTGAAGCTGCTTCGAGTGGGTACGGCGGGCGCGGAACGCCCCGCGCTGCTTGACCGGAACGGGTCCCTGCGCGACCTCTCGGGCCTCGTCACCGACATCGACGGCAGGCTGCTCGCCGACGCCCCGGCCCTGGCCCGGGTGCGGGAGGCGGCCGGTACGCCCGAGGCGCTGCCCGCGCTGGACGCCGACGGACTGCGCATCGGTCCGCCGCTCGGCCGGATCGGCAAGATCGTGTGCATCGGGCTGAACTACCACGACCACGCGGCCGAGACCGGCGCGGCCATCCCGGACGAGCCGATCCTGTTCTTCAAGGCACCGGACACCGTGGTGGGCCCCGATGACACGGTGCTCGTGCCGCGCGGCAGCCGGAAGACCGACTGGGAGGTCGAGCTCGCCGTCGTGATCGGCCGCACCGCCCGCTACCTCGACTCCGCGGAGGAGGCGCTCGGTCACATCGCCGGGTACGCGACGTCGCACGACGTCTCCGAGCGGGAGTTCCAGATGGAACGCGGCGGCACCTGGGACAAGGGAAAGAACTGCGAGACGTTCAACCCGCTGGGACCCTGGCTCGTCACGGCGGACGAGGTGGCCGACCCGCAGGCGCTGCCCCTGAAACTGTGGGTCAACGGGGAACTGAAGCAGGACGGCACGACGGCCGAGCAGATCTTCCCGGTCGGCGAGGTCGTCCGCTACCTGAGCCACTTCATGACGCTCCACCCCGGCGACGTCATCAACACCGGCACCCCGGCAGGTGTGGCCATGGGCCGGCCCGAGCCGAAGCCCTTCCTCCGGGCGGGGGACGTGGTGGAACTGGAGGTCGAGGGGCTGGGGCGCCAGCGCCAGGAACTCAAGGACGCCTGA
- a CDS encoding SEC-C domain-containing protein — MRPDTPADHTTEAERLLRTAAQYPEDHEPLFLQAAAHLELAGDRTRATTLYDELLGSPDIPVEQPHLVKALKAANLWEYGHEAEARAIIDGIRAAGPLEAAPWEIAAETLEAHDELESAHDFFSTALTLLIAPGEEVPYATQSLLIGRHRVRRLMGVGHDAWDELADTLHTAAVPLDELHDPKRLWALGSSDPGELQAEINRLRAELGTYRTALSRPFPVAVLRWPGDELRELLAAYPELAQEYLSHEDHLARLEAALRDLHAAGTPNLGIVTGTVPSYEAFAASEAASPSDPDLLPQYATTLAARGRAVPWPPARSAACWCGAERTYRECHGAG, encoded by the coding sequence ATGCGCCCCGACACGCCTGCCGACCACACCACCGAAGCCGAGCGCCTGCTGCGCACCGCGGCGCAGTACCCCGAGGACCACGAGCCGCTGTTCCTCCAGGCAGCGGCCCATCTGGAGCTCGCGGGGGACCGCACCCGCGCGACCACCCTCTACGACGAACTGCTCGGATCGCCCGACATCCCCGTCGAGCAGCCGCACCTGGTCAAAGCCCTCAAGGCGGCCAACCTCTGGGAGTACGGCCACGAGGCCGAGGCCCGCGCGATCATCGACGGCATCCGCGCGGCCGGCCCGCTCGAAGCGGCGCCGTGGGAGATCGCCGCGGAGACCCTCGAAGCGCACGACGAGCTGGAGTCCGCCCACGACTTCTTCTCGACGGCGCTGACCCTGCTGATCGCCCCCGGCGAGGAAGTCCCCTACGCGACCCAGTCGTTGCTGATCGGACGGCACCGGGTGCGCAGGCTGATGGGCGTCGGCCACGACGCCTGGGACGAGCTGGCCGACACGCTGCACACGGCGGCCGTGCCGCTGGACGAGCTGCACGACCCGAAGCGCCTGTGGGCCCTCGGTTCGTCGGACCCGGGTGAGCTCCAGGCGGAGATCAACCGGCTCCGCGCCGAACTGGGCACCTACCGGACGGCGTTGTCCCGCCCCTTCCCCGTCGCGGTGCTGCGCTGGCCGGGCGACGAGCTGCGCGAACTGCTGGCGGCGTACCCGGAACTCGCCCAGGAGTACCTCTCGCACGAGGACCATCTCGCGCGCCTGGAGGCCGCGTTGCGCGACCTGCACGCGGCGGGCACGCCGAACCTGGGCATCGTGACGGGCACGGTCCCCTCCTACGAGGCGTTCGCCGCGTCGGAGGCCGCCTCGCCCTCCGACCCGGACCTCCTCCCCCAGTACGCCACGACGCTGGCTGCCCGCGGCCGGGCCGTCCCGTGGCCCCCGGCGCGCAGCGCGGCCTGCTGGTGCGGCGCGGAGCGCACGTACCGGGAGTGCCACGGGGCCGGCTGA
- a CDS encoding SpoIIE family protein phosphatase has product MADALADAPLMVVDGAGVVTGWSRAAERRFGPATADALGLHVMDVLAGDSVRTAGDGEAPGMRLEPLAGSDWAFWAVPDEGEHGDAVGTALLDVVFTQARVRLHVLDTDLDVLRVSDPSAGSEDTARLHGRPFRSVCDFEEPDRVEAFVREVMRTGVPGVEEPFKTRPEAVAGGSRTLALTAFRLQEGHGTPRGALGRVLGAAVAVVDVSDRVRRRKREAALVAVRDSVGRTLDVEATCRDLVGALVPGYADVGVVEVVDDVLRGDTPQPGPLGPDVLLRRAGYKGENEAAHPIGDIRAVPYGTPYQRAVSDLRARVLPLDDLTWAEADPARAGSIRRFRAHTLLVAPLTVRGAVLGLLTLYRCGDSEPFTEEDLPAALAMASRAALGVDNARRYVHEYTIASALQRRLLPQSPAPQPAVESDHLLVPGGGAGNWFDTIALSGARTALVIGEVAERGIYAATTMGQLRTVVHALAALDLEPDELLARLYDTAARLAEERAHLPQSDPLHREPLAATCAYAVYDPFAEKCTVASAGHPAPLVVEPDGAAFVVGLPVGPPLGATDRAPVAAVSVVLPEGSLLALHTNALRTYSQPSSGALRQALTPTDRPLKDLCETVARSLPDNDDLRGAALLLARTHAMPPERYAAWELPYDRTAPATARRLTSKTLADWHIEDDTGDATELIVSELVTNAVRYGTPPVVLRLILDRGLICEIRDGSTTAPYMKYAGAVDEGGRGLFIMSHLASLWGTRYAADGKTVWSEQTIREGA; this is encoded by the coding sequence ATGGCTGATGCGCTGGCTGATGCGCCCCTGATGGTCGTGGACGGTGCCGGTGTGGTCACCGGGTGGAGCCGGGCGGCCGAGCGGCGTTTCGGTCCCGCGACCGCCGACGCGCTCGGACTGCACGTCATGGACGTACTGGCCGGAGACAGCGTGCGTACGGCCGGTGACGGCGAGGCGCCGGGGATGCGGCTGGAACCCCTCGCCGGATCGGACTGGGCCTTCTGGGCCGTACCGGACGAGGGCGAGCACGGTGACGCGGTCGGGACGGCGCTGCTGGACGTCGTGTTCACCCAGGCGCGGGTGCGGCTCCACGTGCTCGACACCGATCTCGACGTCCTGCGGGTCAGCGACCCCTCCGCCGGGTCGGAGGACACCGCACGGCTGCACGGCCGGCCGTTCCGCTCCGTGTGCGACTTCGAGGAACCGGACCGGGTGGAGGCCTTCGTGCGCGAGGTCATGCGCACCGGCGTGCCCGGTGTCGAGGAGCCGTTCAAGACCCGCCCCGAAGCGGTGGCGGGCGGATCGCGCACCCTCGCCCTGACGGCGTTCCGTCTGCAGGAGGGGCACGGGACGCCGCGAGGCGCACTCGGCAGGGTGCTGGGGGCCGCCGTCGCCGTGGTCGACGTCAGCGACCGGGTGCGGCGCAGGAAGCGGGAAGCGGCTCTCGTCGCCGTACGCGACTCCGTGGGCCGCACACTGGACGTCGAGGCCACCTGCCGCGACCTCGTCGGCGCGCTGGTCCCCGGATACGCCGACGTGGGCGTGGTCGAGGTCGTCGATGACGTCCTGCGCGGGGATACGCCCCAGCCCGGACCGCTCGGCCCCGACGTCCTGCTGAGGCGCGCGGGGTACAAGGGCGAGAACGAGGCCGCCCATCCGATCGGCGACATCCGCGCGGTGCCGTACGGCACGCCCTACCAGCGGGCCGTCTCCGACCTGCGGGCCCGGGTCCTCCCCCTGGACGACCTCACCTGGGCCGAAGCCGACCCCGCACGGGCGGGTTCCATCCGCCGCTTCCGGGCCCACACCCTCCTCGTGGCGCCGCTGACGGTGCGCGGGGCGGTGCTGGGGCTGCTGACGCTCTACCGGTGCGGGGACTCCGAGCCGTTCACCGAGGAGGACCTGCCCGCGGCCCTCGCGATGGCGTCCCGTGCCGCCCTCGGCGTCGACAACGCCCGCCGCTACGTGCACGAGTACACCATCGCCAGCGCCCTCCAGCGCAGGCTGCTGCCACAGAGCCCGGCGCCCCAGCCCGCCGTCGAGAGCGATCACCTGCTGGTGCCCGGCGGGGGAGCCGGGAACTGGTTCGACACGATCGCCCTGTCCGGGGCCCGTACGGCCCTCGTCATCGGGGAGGTGGCCGAACGCGGTATCTACGCGGCCACCACCATGGGGCAGCTGCGCACCGTCGTCCACGCCCTCGCGGCACTGGACCTGGAGCCCGACGAACTCCTCGCGCGGCTGTACGACACCGCGGCACGGCTGGCCGAGGAACGCGCCCACCTGCCGCAGAGCGACCCGCTGCACCGTGAGCCGCTGGCCGCGACCTGCGCGTACGCCGTGTACGACCCCTTCGCCGAGAAGTGCACCGTGGCGTCCGCCGGCCACCCCGCGCCCCTCGTCGTCGAACCGGACGGCGCCGCCTTCGTGGTGGGCCTGCCTGTGGGGCCCCCGCTGGGTGCCACGGACCGGGCGCCCGTCGCCGCGGTCTCCGTCGTGCTTCCCGAGGGCAGTCTGCTCGCCCTCCACACCAACGCGCTGCGGACTTACTCCCAGCCCTCCTCCGGTGCGCTGCGCCAGGCGCTGACTCCCACGGACCGGCCGCTGAAGGACCTGTGCGAGACCGTCGCCCGCTCCCTGCCCGACAACGACGATCTCCGGGGCGCCGCACTGCTCCTGGCCCGGACCCACGCCATGCCCCCGGAGCGGTACGCCGCATGGGAACTGCCCTACGACAGGACCGCACCCGCGACCGCGCGCCGCCTCACGTCCAAGACGCTCGCCGACTGGCACATCGAGGACGACACCGGGGACGCGACCGAGCTGATCGTCAGCGAGCTCGTCACCAACGCCGTGCGCTACGGCACCCCGCCGGTGGTCCTGCGGCTGATCCTCGACCGGGGACTGATCTGCGAGATCCGGGACGGCAGCACCACCGCGCCGTACATGAAGTACGCGGGAGCCGTGGACGAGGGCGGCAGGGGGCTCTTCATCATGTCCCACCTCGCCTCGCTGTGGGGCACCCGGTACGCCGCCGACGGCAAGACCGTCTGGTCCGAGCAGACGATTCGGGAGGGCGCCTGA
- a CDS encoding DUF6412 domain-containing protein, which produces MSDHMNRVRRGVARLLRPAAFLVLFVAEVLLAEGGSLSAAVALAATAAAGSALLVCSVISARCACPVPRTRVRTAMRDREKRTAFLPQRDPDARGRRRPRAPGAALLTAA; this is translated from the coding sequence ATGAGCGACCACATGAACCGTGTGCGCCGTGGGGTCGCCCGCCTGCTCCGCCCCGCCGCCTTCCTGGTCCTGTTCGTCGCCGAGGTCCTCCTCGCCGAAGGCGGCAGCCTCTCCGCCGCCGTCGCGCTCGCCGCCACCGCGGCCGCCGGCTCGGCGCTCCTCGTCTGCTCCGTCATCAGCGCCCGCTGCGCCTGCCCCGTACCCCGCACCAGGGTGCGCACGGCCATGCGCGACCGCGAGAAGCGCACCGCGTTCCTGCCGCAACGGGACCCCGACGCCCGAGGGCGCCGCAGGCCCCGAGCGCCCGGGGCCGCCCTCCTGACGGCCGCGTAG
- a CDS encoding ROK family transcriptional regulator, with translation MNRSSSRSGGANLPALRHHNASLVLDLLRTAGEQGISRLELAERTGLTPQAVSKITARLRAEGLAAEAGRLASTGGKPRTVLRLVPDAGYAVGLHLDRDELTAVLADLAGTAVATRTFPLDLGAPAPEVLATAAHAVQTVRADVPRAEDRRVFGVGAALPGPLDHREGVLHRVTGFPRWDGYPLRDALAEHTGLPVVVDKDTNAAALGLALREPADADFVYLHLGTGLGAGLVLGGTVHRGARTGAGEFGHQTLQLDGPPCDCGGRGCIEALCLAAAARGDVAEAARVLGAGAANLVGLLDIDRVVLGGRTVAADEDAYVNGVRAVIEERARREGTGTAVPVTVAGGGDRPVAEGAAHLVLAPLFGRAGEDGGAPA, from the coding sequence GTGAACAGGAGCAGCAGCAGGAGCGGCGGGGCGAACCTGCCGGCCCTGCGCCACCACAACGCCTCGCTCGTGCTCGACCTGCTGCGCACGGCCGGTGAGCAGGGCATCAGCAGGCTGGAGCTCGCCGAGCGCACCGGCCTCACCCCGCAGGCCGTCAGCAAGATCACCGCCAGGCTGCGGGCGGAGGGCCTCGCCGCGGAAGCCGGCCGCCTCGCCTCCACCGGCGGCAAGCCCCGCACCGTGCTGCGGCTCGTCCCCGACGCCGGATACGCGGTCGGACTCCACCTGGACCGCGACGAACTCACCGCCGTCCTGGCCGACCTCGCCGGCACGGCGGTCGCGACCCGCACCTTCCCGCTCGACCTCGGAGCCCCCGCACCCGAGGTCCTGGCGACGGCGGCCCACGCGGTGCAGACGGTACGTGCGGACGTCCCCCGGGCCGAGGACCGCCGCGTCTTCGGCGTGGGCGCGGCGCTCCCCGGTCCGCTCGACCACCGCGAGGGCGTGCTGCACCGGGTCACGGGCTTCCCCCGGTGGGACGGGTACCCGCTGCGCGACGCCCTCGCCGAGCACACGGGACTGCCCGTCGTCGTCGACAAGGACACCAACGCCGCCGCGCTCGGCCTCGCCCTGCGCGAACCCGCCGACGCCGACTTCGTCTATCTCCACCTGGGCACCGGTCTCGGCGCCGGGCTCGTCCTCGGCGGGACCGTGCACCGCGGGGCGCGCACCGGCGCGGGCGAGTTCGGCCACCAGACCCTTCAGCTGGACGGCCCTCCGTGCGACTGCGGCGGGCGCGGCTGCATCGAAGCCCTCTGCCTCGCCGCCGCCGCCCGCGGGGACGTCGCCGAAGCGGCCCGGGTCCTCGGCGCGGGAGCCGCCAACCTCGTCGGACTGCTCGACATCGACCGGGTCGTCCTCGGCGGCCGTACGGTCGCCGCCGACGAGGACGCCTACGTGAACGGGGTCCGCGCGGTCATCGAGGAGCGCGCCCGGCGCGAGGGCACGGGCACCGCCGTACCCGTCACCGTGGCCGGCGGCGGTGACCGCCCGGTCGCCGAGGGAGCGGCGCACCTGGTCCTCGCCCCGCTCTTCGGCCGGGCAGGGGAGGACGGCGGCGCGCCCGCCTGA
- a CDS encoding YidC/Oxa1 family membrane protein insertase gives MSAFMSAFASLVGAFADLLQPLFHHASTAAAIILFTALVRLAVHPLSRAAARGQKARTKLQPQIAELRKKHAKSPDKMQKALMELHAKEKVSPLSGCLPSLLQMPAFFLLYHLFSSQRIGGDPNSLLGHELLGAPLGERWHDALAHGGPFGGQGLVYLALFAIVAAVATFNYGRTKRQMAANPVTPATGPDGQPVPGMGAMTKVMPLMSFLTLFSVAFVPLAAALYIVTSTTWTAIERAYLYRGVPVTEAALAPAL, from the coding sequence ATGTCCGCTTTCATGTCCGCCTTCGCGAGCCTGGTCGGCGCGTTCGCCGACCTGCTCCAGCCGCTCTTCCACCACGCGTCGACGGCCGCGGCGATCATCCTGTTCACCGCACTGGTACGGCTCGCCGTCCACCCCCTGTCGCGGGCGGCGGCGCGCGGCCAGAAGGCCCGCACCAAGCTCCAGCCGCAGATCGCCGAGCTGCGCAAGAAGCACGCCAAGAGCCCCGACAAGATGCAGAAGGCGCTCATGGAGCTCCACGCGAAGGAGAAGGTGTCCCCGCTCTCCGGCTGCCTGCCGAGCCTGCTCCAGATGCCCGCGTTCTTCCTGCTCTACCACCTCTTCTCCAGCCAGAGGATCGGCGGCGACCCCAACTCGCTGCTCGGCCACGAACTCCTCGGCGCCCCCCTCGGAGAGCGCTGGCACGACGCCCTCGCCCACGGCGGACCCTTCGGCGGGCAGGGGCTGGTCTATCTCGCGCTGTTCGCGATCGTCGCCGCCGTCGCCACCTTCAACTACGGCCGGACCAAGCGGCAGATGGCGGCCAACCCGGTCACCCCGGCCACGGGCCCGGACGGACAGCCCGTACCCGGCATGGGCGCCATGACGAAGGTGATGCCGCTGATGTCGTTCCTGACGCTCTTCTCGGTGGCCTTCGTGCCGCTCGCCGCCGCGCTGTACATCGTCACCAGCACCACCTGGACCGCCATCGAGAGGGCCTACCTCTACCGCGGCGTCCCGGTGACGGAGGCCGCACTCGCACCCGCCCTCTGA